The following proteins are encoded in a genomic region of Methylobacterium tardum:
- a CDS encoding phage major capsid protein, which translates to MDATTLTARAGLETKGGLPDLENKAARPEAGPMRSALDELATAFAAFKETNEVRLGAIEGRLGADVLTEEKLARIDAALDAARTRLDRISLEQARPPLGEPRPRPDAAAHEHKAAFDLYVRAGESAGLKRLESKALSAGSGPDGGYLVPDTIERTVLTRLAQVSPIRSIASVQQISGAQYKRAVSVGAPVTGWAAETAPRPETAAPALSEIAFPAMELYAMPAATQTLLDDAVVDLDAWLSAEVETAFAEQEGVAFVTGNGASRPRGVLSYDTVANAAWVPGKLGFVATGAAGAFPSTSPADVLFDLVYGLRAGYRQNAGFVMNRRTQSAIRKFKDAEGNYLWQPPLAAGRAATLIGFPVTEAEAMPDLGKDSLSVAFGDFRRGYLVVDRTGMRVLRDPYSAKPYVLFYTTKRVGGGVQDFDAIKLLKFG; encoded by the coding sequence ATGGATGCCACCACCCTGACGGCCCGCGCCGGCCTCGAAACCAAGGGCGGCCTGCCCGACCTGGAGAACAAGGCGGCCCGGCCCGAGGCCGGGCCGATGCGCTCGGCGCTGGACGAGCTCGCCACCGCCTTCGCGGCGTTCAAGGAGACGAACGAGGTGCGCCTCGGCGCGATCGAGGGCCGGCTCGGCGCCGACGTGCTCACCGAGGAGAAGCTCGCCCGCATCGACGCGGCGCTGGACGCGGCCCGCACCCGCCTCGACCGGATCAGCCTGGAGCAGGCCCGGCCGCCGCTCGGCGAGCCCCGCCCGCGCCCGGACGCCGCCGCCCACGAGCACAAGGCGGCCTTCGACCTCTACGTGCGGGCCGGCGAGAGCGCCGGGCTCAAGCGCCTGGAATCCAAGGCCCTGTCGGCCGGCTCGGGGCCGGACGGCGGCTACCTCGTGCCGGACACGATCGAGCGCACCGTGCTGACGCGTCTCGCCCAGGTGTCGCCGATCCGGTCGATCGCCAGCGTGCAGCAGATCTCGGGCGCCCAGTACAAGCGCGCGGTCTCGGTGGGCGCGCCGGTCACCGGCTGGGCGGCGGAGACGGCGCCGCGGCCCGAGACCGCCGCGCCGGCGCTCTCGGAGATCGCGTTCCCCGCCATGGAGCTCTACGCGATGCCGGCCGCCACGCAGACGCTCCTGGACGATGCGGTGGTCGATCTCGACGCGTGGCTCTCGGCCGAGGTGGAGACCGCCTTCGCCGAGCAGGAGGGCGTCGCCTTCGTCACCGGCAACGGCGCCAGCCGCCCGCGCGGCGTCCTGAGCTACGACACGGTCGCCAACGCCGCCTGGGTGCCGGGCAAGCTCGGGTTCGTCGCCACCGGTGCGGCGGGCGCCTTCCCGTCGACCAGCCCGGCGGACGTGCTGTTCGACCTCGTCTACGGCCTGCGCGCGGGCTACCGCCAGAATGCCGGCTTCGTCATGAACCGGCGCACCCAGAGCGCGATCCGGAAGTTCAAGGATGCGGAGGGCAACTACCTCTGGCAGCCGCCGCTCGCCGCCGGCCGGGCCGCGACGCTGATCGGCTTCCCGGTGACGGAGGCCGAGGCGATGCCGGATCTCGGCAAGGACAGCCTGTCGGTGGCCTTCGGGGACTTCCGCCGGGGCTACCTCGTGGTGGACCGCACCGGCATGCGCGTGCTGCGGGACCCGTACTCGGCCAAGCCCTACGTGCTGTTCTACACCACCAAGCGCGTCGGCGGCGGGGTGCAGGATTTCGACGCCATCAAGCTGTTGAAGTTCGGCTGA
- a CDS encoding HK97 family phage prohead protease, whose translation MDGHFTGYASLFGVPDLGHDVVVPGAFAASLARRGPAGVRLLFQHDPAEPIGRWLTLREDARGLRVEGQLNLAVQRAREVDALMRQGGLDGLSIGFRTLLARPGAGGARRLHQVDLWEISLVTFPLQPGARASPDPGADPLVAEIRGLARRIAPSRLPGPALRPRRPS comes from the coding sequence ATGGACGGCCATTTCACCGGCTATGCCAGCCTCTTCGGCGTGCCCGATCTGGGCCACGACGTGGTGGTGCCGGGCGCCTTCGCGGCGAGCCTCGCCCGGCGCGGGCCGGCCGGCGTGCGGCTGCTGTTCCAGCACGACCCGGCCGAGCCGATCGGCCGCTGGCTCACCCTGCGCGAGGATGCCCGCGGCCTCCGGGTCGAGGGCCAGCTCAACCTCGCCGTGCAGCGCGCCCGGGAGGTCGATGCGCTGATGCGCCAGGGCGGCCTCGACGGGCTGTCGATCGGCTTCCGCACCTTGCTCGCCCGGCCCGGTGCGGGCGGCGCGCGCCGGCTCCATCAGGTCGATCTCTGGGAGATCTCGCTGGTGACCTTTCCGCTCCAGCCGGGGGCCCGGGCGAGCCCGGATCCCGGCGCGGATCCCCTCGTGGCGGAAATCCGCGGCCTCGCCCGTCGGATCGCCCCGTCCCGCCTGCCGGGTCCGGCCCTCCGGCCCCGACGCCCCTCCTGA
- the dps gene encoding DNA starvation/stationary phase protection protein Dps, with the protein MADTGTSNTPRTHKTRNNTDSNAKKVSIEALNARLADGIDLALAIKQAHWNLKGPQFIGVHEMLDGFRTQLDELNDSVAERAVQLGATAFGSTQAVAERTKLPAYPTGIYAIADHIAALIDSYAAYANAVRQNIDETDEAGDPDTADLFTEISRAVDKHLWFLEAHVQEPTGTLRDGNSGR; encoded by the coding sequence ATGGCCGACACCGGCACCAGCAACACCCCGCGGACGCACAAGACCCGCAACAACACCGATTCCAACGCCAAGAAGGTCTCGATCGAAGCGCTCAACGCGCGGCTGGCGGACGGCATCGATCTGGCGCTGGCGATCAAGCAGGCCCATTGGAATCTCAAGGGCCCGCAGTTCATCGGCGTCCACGAGATGCTCGACGGGTTCCGCACCCAGCTCGACGAACTCAACGACAGCGTCGCCGAGCGCGCTGTGCAACTCGGCGCCACGGCCTTCGGCTCGACCCAGGCGGTCGCCGAGCGCACGAAGCTCCCGGCCTACCCGACCGGCATCTACGCCATCGCCGACCACATCGCCGCGCTGATCGACAGCTACGCCGCCTACGCCAACGCGGTGCGGCAGAACATCGACGAGACCGACGAGGCGGGTGATCCGGACACCGCCGACCTGTTCACCGAGATCTCCCGGGCCGTGGACAAGCACCTGTGGTTCCTCGAGGCCCACGTGCAGGAGCCGACCGGCACCCTGCGCGACGGCAATTCGGGGCGCTGA
- a CDS encoding site-specific integrase codes for MSGPVDLPAEAAARSDETLPAEAAAIVRAYQRASKADATLRAYRSDALVFQDWCARFGFRSLPASPEAVSGFIVSEAEEGRAASTLGRRLAAIRYAHKLAGAADPTDDEGVRVTMKGARRKVGVAPTQKAAATAEILATLLMRTPDTLTGKRDRALLALGFAGAFRRSELVALDLEDLREDPEGLRVMVRRSKVDQEGRGFEKAIPHGRFIRPVSLVREWLDAAGIVSGPVFRPVSRSGRIRSSAQGIAPRLTTQAVADIIKRYCTAAGLDASTFGAHSLRAGYITTAAERGADLARIMDQSGHRDPRTVVGYIRRANAFKGHSGSGFL; via the coding sequence ATGAGCGGACCCGTCGATCTGCCAGCCGAGGCTGCAGCCAGATCTGATGAGACCCTGCCCGCAGAGGCGGCTGCAATCGTCAGGGCATACCAGCGCGCCTCGAAGGCCGATGCGACCTTGCGCGCCTACAGGTCTGACGCTCTTGTGTTTCAGGACTGGTGTGCCCGGTTCGGCTTCCGGTCCCTGCCGGCGAGCCCGGAGGCAGTGTCGGGGTTTATCGTCTCGGAAGCGGAGGAGGGGCGGGCCGCCTCGACGCTCGGCCGTCGGCTAGCCGCGATCCGCTACGCACACAAGCTGGCCGGCGCTGCAGACCCGACCGATGATGAAGGCGTGCGGGTTACCATGAAGGGCGCTCGGCGCAAGGTGGGCGTCGCCCCGACACAGAAGGCGGCCGCGACGGCTGAGATCCTGGCGACCCTCCTGATGCGGACGCCCGACACCCTTACAGGCAAGCGCGATCGGGCCTTGCTCGCTCTCGGCTTCGCGGGGGCGTTCCGTCGATCCGAATTGGTGGCGCTCGACCTGGAGGACCTGCGCGAAGATCCCGAAGGCCTGCGCGTCATGGTTCGCCGCTCAAAGGTGGACCAGGAGGGCAGGGGGTTCGAGAAAGCCATCCCACATGGCCGGTTCATTCGGCCCGTCTCCTTGGTGCGCGAATGGCTCGACGCAGCGGGCATCGTCTCTGGTCCTGTGTTTCGCCCGGTCTCAAGATCGGGGAGGATACGCAGTTCTGCGCAGGGTATCGCCCCCCGTCTCACAACGCAGGCCGTGGCCGACATCATCAAGCGGTACTGCACCGCTGCTGGCCTCGATGCATCGACGTTCGGGGCGCACTCCCTGCGGGCCGGCTACATCACGACGGCAGCCGAGCGCGGCGCCGATCTCGCCCGCATCATGGACCAGTCTGGGCACCGGGATCCGCGCACAGTGGTCGGCTACATCCGCCGCGCCAATGCCTTCAAAGGACACTCAGGGAGCGGGTTTCTATGA
- a CDS encoding DUF2513 domain-containing protein gives MKRDMDLVRDLLLHIEGLLGRPGTNYLLEGWNDDMRLPGWEPEMVNHHLKMLADGGLIELCRSQPAGTGVMTMGLSWDGRDFLDTVRDPEVWKRTKEGASKMGGWTFGLLKDLGTAYLKHVAKERLGLDL, from the coding sequence ATGAAGCGAGACATGGACCTCGTGCGAGACCTCCTCCTCCACATCGAGGGCCTGCTAGGGCGCCCAGGAACGAACTACCTCCTTGAAGGCTGGAACGACGATATGAGACTCCCAGGATGGGAACCCGAAATGGTCAACCATCACCTCAAGATGCTGGCTGATGGCGGTCTGATAGAACTCTGCAGAAGCCAGCCTGCCGGCACAGGCGTCATGACCATGGGCCTCAGTTGGGATGGTCGCGATTTCCTCGACACAGTGCGCGATCCCGAAGTGTGGAAGCGGACCAAGGAGGGTGCTTCCAAGATGGGCGGCTGGACCTTCGGCCTGCTCAAGGATCTCGGGACCGCCTACCTGAAACACGTCGCCAAGGAGCGGCTGGGGCTGGACCTGTAG
- a CDS encoding porin, with translation MRLLKTSLLCSAAAFAGTGAAHAADLPVKKAVPIEYVRVCGAYGAGFFYIPGTDTCLRISGRARFEGGYEPTYSRQANGRNFGDTAGYRALGRLNMDARTQTAYGTLRAFVRMDMAGRTGGSYGGGTSGTAQRFGQAYAALGIDTFGRAQQYVNLDKAFIQFAGLTAGRASSFFDFYAHDFEFNGYSLGSDVYSTNLLAYTATMGNGLSATISLEDPTYRRTPIFSPLSNTVTPSNGSVTNFGLTNVPTPVFYRTATGALATNTVNVIQANRMPDFVGVLRLDQAWGSAQLSAAVHELNVQDSTVINPSPAGAVVTPHANSVYGWAVQGGLKINAPFIAPGDALYLQGAYANGAQSYTGYCSYTGCESQTSATLQGQKFDQYFNDAVINPITGQLQTSTSFTATASYLHYWSPEWRSAFVGSYGEQDFSAAIRYGQGLVFQNFAGITGTNAIGVPGTRLFQLSQALRDTYQFSAGGSLIWSPVKDLDIGVEAFYTQFGVKSGRVIDNDKDPTAYTRLIANPNAVVRTATKDGVEQFRFRVQRDF, from the coding sequence ATGAGGCTGTTGAAGACATCACTTCTATGTTCGGCTGCAGCATTTGCAGGAACAGGTGCAGCGCACGCCGCTGATCTGCCGGTCAAGAAAGCCGTCCCGATCGAGTACGTCCGCGTCTGCGGCGCGTATGGTGCAGGATTTTTCTATATTCCCGGCACGGATACCTGCCTGCGCATCTCAGGCCGCGCCCGCTTCGAGGGCGGCTATGAGCCGACCTACTCGCGCCAAGCCAACGGCCGGAACTTCGGCGACACCGCCGGCTACCGCGCCTTGGGACGCCTCAACATGGATGCCCGCACGCAAACTGCGTACGGCACACTTCGCGCCTTCGTTCGCATGGACATGGCTGGGCGAACCGGCGGTTCGTACGGCGGCGGCACCTCCGGCACCGCGCAACGCTTCGGCCAGGCTTACGCGGCGCTCGGCATCGACACCTTCGGCCGGGCCCAGCAATACGTGAACCTCGACAAGGCGTTCATCCAGTTCGCCGGCCTGACCGCCGGCCGCGCGTCCTCGTTCTTCGACTTCTACGCCCACGATTTCGAGTTCAACGGGTACTCGCTGGGCTCAGATGTGTATTCGACCAACCTGCTCGCATACACGGCCACCATGGGGAACGGCCTGTCGGCCACGATCTCGCTCGAAGACCCGACCTACCGTCGGACGCCGATCTTCTCGCCGCTCAGCAACACCGTTACACCGTCGAACGGCTCGGTTACGAATTTCGGCCTGACCAACGTGCCGACGCCGGTCTTCTACCGGACCGCGACCGGCGCGCTCGCCACCAACACGGTCAACGTGATCCAGGCCAACCGCATGCCCGACTTTGTCGGCGTGCTGCGCCTCGACCAGGCCTGGGGCTCGGCTCAGCTTTCGGCTGCCGTGCACGAGCTGAACGTCCAAGATTCCACCGTCATCAATCCGTCCCCGGCCGGCGCGGTGGTCACGCCCCACGCCAACAGCGTGTACGGTTGGGCCGTTCAGGGCGGCCTGAAGATCAACGCGCCGTTCATCGCTCCGGGCGACGCCCTCTATCTTCAGGGCGCCTATGCCAACGGCGCGCAGAGCTATACCGGCTACTGCTCGTACACCGGTTGCGAATCTCAGACCTCGGCGACGTTGCAGGGTCAGAAGTTCGACCAGTACTTCAACGACGCCGTGATCAACCCGATCACCGGTCAGCTCCAGACCTCCACGAGCTTCACGGCGACGGCCTCGTACCTGCACTACTGGTCGCCGGAATGGCGCTCGGCCTTCGTCGGCAGCTACGGCGAGCAGGACTTCTCGGCCGCGATTCGCTACGGCCAGGGTCTGGTCTTCCAGAACTTCGCCGGCATCACCGGCACCAACGCGATCGGCGTGCCGGGCACTCGGTTATTCCAGCTCAGCCAGGCTCTGCGCGACACCTACCAGTTCTCCGCAGGCGGCAGCCTCATCTGGTCGCCGGTCAAGGATCTCGATATCGGCGTCGAGGCCTTCTACACGCAGTTCGGCGTGAAAAGCGGCCGGGTCATCGACAACGACAAGGACCCGACCGCCTACACGCGCCTGATCGCAAACCCCAACGCCGTGGTGCGCACTGCCACGAAGGACGGCGTCGAGCAGTTCCGCTTCCGCGTCCAGCGCGACTTCTGA
- a CDS encoding phage portal protein: MSTVLEKLARLARRAAPGGPVLATKAAASPAFALYAEGRASWTPRDPAALARVGYQGNPVVHRAIRLVAESAASLPLIATGPGAARAADLLALLARPNPRESGTHLLETVYADLLLTGTAYLEAVALDERVAALQALRPGRMRMLPGPDGWPAAYVYTAGGRSRRFDLPAPGTPAVAPILALALFHPDDETGGLAPIEAAATALDIHNAASAWNKALLDNAARPSGALVFAGSSLSEPQFERLKAELEANYQGAANAGRPLLLEGGLDWKPLALSPQDMDFVAAKNAAAREIALAFGVPPLLLGLPGDSTHANYAEANRALYRQTLIPLAARTARALAGWLEPDFGPVDLEPDLDRIEALAGERESLWRRVQAADFLTVSEKREAVGYPPERAGESGAEGDVPAHWFEDDATSPRHSGAVKRSPESRAASAAE, from the coding sequence ATGTCGACTGTCCTCGAGAAGCTGGCGCGCCTCGCGCGCCGCGCCGCGCCCGGCGGCCCCGTCCTGGCCACCAAGGCCGCCGCTTCCCCGGCCTTCGCGCTCTACGCCGAGGGCCGGGCCAGCTGGACGCCCCGCGACCCGGCGGCGCTCGCCCGGGTCGGCTACCAGGGCAACCCGGTGGTCCACCGGGCCATCCGGCTGGTCGCCGAGAGCGCCGCGAGCCTGCCGCTGATCGCCACCGGGCCCGGCGCGGCGCGCGCGGCCGACCTGCTGGCGCTCCTCGCCCGGCCGAATCCGCGGGAGAGCGGCACGCACCTGCTCGAGACCGTCTACGCCGACCTGCTGCTCACCGGCACGGCCTATCTGGAGGCGGTCGCCCTCGACGAGCGGGTGGCGGCGCTCCAGGCGCTGCGGCCGGGCCGGATGCGGATGCTGCCGGGGCCGGACGGCTGGCCGGCCGCCTACGTCTACACCGCCGGCGGGCGCAGCCGCCGGTTCGACCTGCCGGCGCCCGGCACGCCGGCCGTGGCGCCGATCCTGGCGCTCGCCCTGTTCCATCCGGACGACGAGACCGGCGGCCTCGCGCCGATCGAGGCGGCCGCCACCGCCCTCGACATCCACAACGCCGCGAGCGCCTGGAACAAGGCGCTCCTCGACAATGCCGCCCGGCCGTCCGGGGCGCTGGTCTTCGCGGGGTCGAGCCTGTCCGAGCCGCAATTCGAGCGCCTGAAGGCGGAGCTGGAGGCGAACTACCAGGGCGCGGCCAATGCCGGCCGGCCGCTGCTGCTGGAGGGCGGCCTCGACTGGAAGCCCCTCGCGCTGTCGCCGCAGGACATGGATTTCGTCGCGGCCAAGAACGCGGCGGCGCGGGAGATCGCCCTGGCTTTCGGGGTGCCGCCGCTCCTGCTCGGGCTCCCCGGCGACAGCACCCACGCCAACTACGCCGAGGCCAACCGCGCCCTCTACCGTCAGACCCTGATCCCGCTGGCCGCCCGCACCGCGCGGGCGCTGGCCGGCTGGCTGGAGCCGGATTTCGGCCCGGTGGACCTGGAGCCCGACCTCGACCGGATCGAGGCGCTCGCGGGCGAGCGGGAATCCCTCTGGCGCCGGGTCCAGGCCGCGGACTTCCTCACGGTCTCCGAGAAGCGCGAGGCGGTGGGCTACCCGCCGGAGCGGGCGGGGGAGTCGGGGGCTGAGGGGGATGTGCCGGCCCACTGGTTCGAAGACGACGCTACCTCGCCCCGTCATTCCGGGGCCGTGAAGCGGAGCCCGGAATCCAGAGCCGCCTCGGCTGCCGAATGA
- a CDS encoding DoxX family protein, whose protein sequence is MARISDRRRVASVVLRGLLTAVFLVAAGMKFAAVPFEAAGFARFGYPLWFMYVVGALQLLGAVLLWARGCVALGAGLLAVLMIGAVGSHLLAGDPILMPLPAFVLLILLSGIAYARRAELLPSSTETEVQRV, encoded by the coding sequence ATGGCTCGGATTTCGGACCGGCGACGTGTCGCCAGCGTGGTGCTGCGCGGGCTGCTGACGGCGGTGTTCCTGGTGGCGGCCGGCATGAAGTTCGCCGCCGTGCCGTTCGAGGCCGCCGGCTTCGCCCGCTTCGGCTACCCGCTGTGGTTCATGTACGTGGTCGGCGCCCTGCAGCTGCTGGGCGCGGTGCTGCTCTGGGCCCGCGGATGCGTCGCCCTCGGTGCGGGCCTGCTCGCCGTTCTGATGATCGGTGCAGTCGGCAGCCACCTGCTTGCCGGCGACCCGATCCTGATGCCGCTCCCTGCCTTCGTGCTCCTGATCCTTCTGAGTGGCATCGCCTACGCCCGTCGAGCTGAGCTTCTGCCGTCGAGTACCGAGACGGAGGTGCAGCGGGTCTGA
- a CDS encoding bifunctional DNA primase/polymerase, giving the protein MGWTGALPIHSHDGGHSSRGKAPGIKGWQQRALYEGPETTAEDLKAWERKERQWPGTGIACGNVVAIDADFAADAALAETVTALALDVFGETPFIRQGQAPKVALIYRAAEAMPSVHLKAADGSNDGLDVLCQGTQFVAYGVHHKTLKPYAWIGSKSPLTAGPDEAPEITQAQVDDFVARVRGVVELNGTGGRKGQRGAGGGAQIVRGPDGRVTDGREYHLTRVVYSTALAMKGESEEITTASLAARAWAAFVASTVLDDGRWSPEMARVKAAALLDRVRRGFASLNPEPHDSGETIAATYPDTRVSVAEAETATAAVVAGFFGEHVPAWKAEMAQWKVEAEEAKERGQDEPNKPVPTSWAARVETAIGKTALAIKGAAQAAKDGASIVYAAPMHSLLAELAERFAAEGVEARVYRGYTSPDPDAPDVMMCLDIPAMQDARDAVRPIPSTVCERKADGQKLYCQFHHRCGMERQRQAKAAVWLVPHALLFQGRPGAIPAPDALVIGEGVTMGALPDKPARMSLDAIQRAPVEPNERAPLFTNAANDLELARSNLLRALRDHHDDGPLQREILIRHGLTATAAAEAYKMEWGRLRDPGISPGMDAKARKACAAIVGHHNQDAKGLAGIWNELRAFLAGHAEESGRLSIRYDEETESRVVERRSLDTVRASWAAPALLLDATLPDASLLEPVVGHRVEVKADITAKWSPHVKVRQILAAPVTARKLGIIGSDEEADPDAAGSPKRVITDLLRLIRLRAALVWPRVVVVIGPMRLVEVLTDAGLPENVETAHFGAVAGIDRWSKAAGLICVGRLQPGPGIVEPLAGIITGTVPHAIPPNPKGGGRWYPRVAGAVRLASGQGVRVERGQHPDSMVEALRWQITEAGLIQAIGRLRALRRGPAAPAFLDIINDVPLPISVDATPAWDEAKPGAWAEMAVEGVLLESAADIMACFPEAAPTRQAAREMSLPTVVVTSIRDISIDVTTSVRRASYKRLGRFPQASAVLLPNAPADLKSWLSDRLGAIEWIKIEDSAPDKEAAPQPAPASAPRWPRCADLAPDLAAAYRLVADVPATAPKPLVPVIPEIIRWRPPPPLRRRPHLRVVALEAAE; this is encoded by the coding sequence ATGGGGTGGACGGGCGCGCTCCCGATCCATTCGCATGACGGCGGTCACTCCTCCCGCGGCAAGGCTCCCGGCATCAAGGGCTGGCAGCAGCGCGCCTTGTACGAAGGCCCGGAGACCACCGCCGAGGATCTGAAAGCCTGGGAGCGGAAAGAGCGCCAGTGGCCTGGGACCGGCATCGCCTGCGGGAACGTCGTCGCCATCGATGCGGATTTCGCGGCCGATGCCGCCCTGGCCGAGACTGTGACCGCGCTCGCCCTCGACGTGTTCGGCGAAACGCCGTTCATCCGACAGGGACAGGCCCCGAAAGTCGCCCTGATCTACCGGGCCGCGGAGGCGATGCCGAGCGTCCACTTGAAAGCCGCCGACGGCTCCAACGATGGACTCGACGTGCTGTGCCAGGGAACGCAGTTCGTCGCCTACGGCGTGCATCATAAGACCCTCAAACCCTACGCCTGGATTGGATCCAAAAGCCCTCTGACGGCTGGACCGGACGAGGCTCCCGAGATCACGCAGGCGCAGGTTGATGACTTCGTAGCGCGCGTGCGCGGCGTCGTTGAACTGAACGGCACCGGAGGCCGTAAGGGTCAGCGTGGCGCCGGCGGTGGAGCGCAGATCGTCCGCGGGCCTGACGGCCGCGTGACCGATGGCCGTGAGTACCACCTAACCCGCGTCGTCTACTCGACGGCGCTTGCCATGAAGGGCGAGAGCGAGGAGATCACCACCGCTTCGCTCGCGGCGCGCGCATGGGCCGCCTTCGTCGCCTCGACCGTGCTGGATGATGGCCGCTGGTCGCCGGAGATGGCCCGCGTCAAGGCCGCTGCCCTCCTCGACCGGGTACGCCGGGGCTTCGCCAGCCTCAACCCGGAGCCGCACGACAGCGGCGAGACCATCGCCGCGACCTACCCCGACACCCGCGTCTCTGTCGCCGAGGCCGAGACCGCGACCGCTGCTGTCGTGGCCGGGTTCTTCGGCGAGCATGTACCAGCCTGGAAAGCCGAGATGGCGCAGTGGAAGGTGGAGGCCGAGGAAGCGAAAGAGCGCGGCCAGGACGAGCCGAACAAGCCCGTTCCGACTTCGTGGGCAGCCCGCGTCGAGACCGCGATCGGAAAGACGGCTCTCGCCATCAAGGGCGCTGCACAGGCCGCCAAAGACGGCGCGAGCATCGTCTACGCCGCCCCAATGCATTCCCTACTGGCCGAGCTGGCCGAGCGGTTCGCGGCCGAAGGCGTGGAGGCGCGCGTCTATCGCGGATACACGTCGCCGGATCCAGACGCGCCGGACGTGATGATGTGCCTCGACATCCCGGCGATGCAGGACGCTCGCGACGCGGTGCGGCCGATCCCCTCGACGGTGTGCGAGCGCAAGGCGGACGGGCAGAAGCTCTACTGCCAGTTTCACCACCGCTGCGGGATGGAGCGCCAGCGCCAGGCCAAGGCCGCGGTCTGGCTCGTGCCGCATGCCTTGTTGTTTCAGGGCCGCCCCGGCGCGATCCCCGCCCCCGACGCCTTGGTGATCGGCGAGGGCGTGACCATGGGCGCCCTCCCCGACAAGCCGGCCCGCATGTCGCTCGATGCGATCCAGCGTGCACCCGTCGAGCCGAACGAGAGGGCCCCGCTGTTCACCAACGCCGCCAACGATCTCGAACTGGCTCGGTCGAACCTGCTCCGCGCCCTGCGCGACCACCACGACGACGGCCCGCTACAGCGTGAGATCCTGATCCGGCATGGCCTCACCGCCACCGCGGCCGCCGAGGCCTACAAGATGGAATGGGGCCGCCTGCGGGATCCCGGCATCAGCCCCGGCATGGACGCCAAGGCCCGCAAGGCGTGCGCAGCGATCGTCGGCCACCATAATCAGGACGCCAAGGGGCTCGCCGGCATCTGGAACGAGCTGCGAGCTTTCCTCGCCGGCCACGCCGAGGAGTCCGGTCGCCTGTCCATCCGCTACGACGAGGAGACCGAGAGCCGCGTGGTGGAGCGGCGGTCGCTCGATACGGTGCGCGCCAGTTGGGCCGCCCCCGCCCTGCTCCTCGATGCCACGCTACCTGATGCCTCGCTCCTCGAGCCCGTAGTCGGGCACCGCGTCGAGGTGAAAGCCGACATCACCGCCAAGTGGAGCCCGCACGTGAAGGTCCGTCAGATCCTCGCGGCGCCCGTCACGGCGCGCAAGCTCGGCATCATCGGATCGGACGAGGAGGCGGACCCGGATGCCGCGGGCTCGCCGAAGCGGGTCATCACCGACCTGCTGCGCCTGATCCGTCTGCGTGCCGCGCTGGTGTGGCCGCGGGTCGTCGTTGTCATCGGCCCGATGCGGCTCGTGGAGGTGCTGACCGATGCGGGCCTCCCGGAGAACGTCGAGACCGCGCACTTCGGCGCCGTGGCTGGGATCGATCGTTGGTCGAAGGCCGCCGGCCTGATCTGTGTCGGCCGCCTACAGCCAGGCCCCGGCATCGTCGAACCGCTGGCCGGCATCATCACCGGCACGGTGCCCCACGCCATCCCGCCGAACCCCAAGGGCGGTGGGCGCTGGTATCCGCGGGTTGCCGGTGCCGTGCGCCTCGCCTCCGGTCAGGGCGTGCGCGTTGAGCGCGGCCAGCATCCCGACAGCATGGTCGAAGCCCTGCGCTGGCAGATCACCGAAGCCGGACTGATCCAGGCCATCGGCCGCCTGCGCGCCCTGCGCCGCGGCCCAGCGGCGCCGGCCTTCCTCGACATCATCAACGACGTGCCGCTGCCCATAAGCGTGGATGCGACGCCGGCATGGGATGAAGCGAAACCTGGCGCGTGGGCCGAGATGGCGGTCGAAGGCGTCCTGCTAGAGAGCGCGGCCGACATCATGGCCTGTTTCCCCGAGGCCGCGCCAACGCGGCAGGCGGCCCGGGAGATGAGCCTCCCGACGGTGGTTGTAACGTCTATAAGGGATATATCTATAGACGTTACAACCAGCGTCAGACGCGCCTCGTACAAGCGCCTCGGACGGTTCCCGCAGGCCTCTGCCGTCCTGCTGCCGAACGCTCCTGCCGACCTGAAATCTTGGCTGTCCGACCGCCTCGGTGCGATTGAGTGGATCAAGATTGAGGACTCGGCGCCAGATAAGGAAGCTGCTCCGCAGCCTGCGCCCGCTTCCGCGCCCCGCTGGCCCCGCTGCGCCGATCTCGCCCCCGACTTGGCTGCCGCCTACCGCCTAGTAGCCGACGTGCCCGCGACCGCACCTAAGCCGCTCGTCCCCGTCATTCCTGAGATCATCCGCTGGCGGCCGCCGCCACCCCTGCGTCGCCGTCCGCATCTTCGTGTGGTCGCTCTGGAGGCCGCCGAATGA
- a CDS encoding GIY-YIG nuclease family protein produces MAYHVYLLASRRHGTLYLGVTNNLARRVHEHRSRLSPGFTATYGVTRLVWYETYDRIVEAIEREKALKKWRRDWKIRLIEAMNPDWSDLYGTLSGWTGL; encoded by the coding sequence ATGGCCTACCACGTGTACCTGCTCGCCAGCCGGCGGCACGGCACGCTGTATCTCGGCGTGACCAACAACCTCGCGCGGCGGGTTCACGAGCATCGCAGCCGGCTGAGCCCCGGCTTCACCGCGACCTACGGGGTGACCCGGCTCGTCTGGTACGAGACGTATGACCGTATCGTCGAGGCGATCGAGCGGGAGAAGGCGCTCAAGAAATGGCGCCGCGACTGGAAGATCCGGCTCATCGAGGCGATGAACCCGGACTGGTCGGATCTCTATGGGACGCTGTCGGGATGGACGGGGTTATAA